In Gadus chalcogrammus isolate NIFS_2021 chromosome 1, NIFS_Gcha_1.0, whole genome shotgun sequence, the sequence agacagagagagagagcaccagggagagagagaatgggtatTGACTGGAAGTCTAGAGTGCTGCAGGTAATTCAATAAAACGCAACATGAGCAACGCATTCATAGACCGTACACACTCTCAGCTGTAAACCACGTCCACAGGCCTGGGGTggggctgtgggtgtgtgtgtgtgtgtgtgtgggtgtgtgggtgtctgtatgtgcgtgtgtctctagGGGGTGCAATCTAGGGAACAATCTAGCTTCATAAGACGGTCCTACTCAGCTGCTGCAGATTCTGCAGTTGGgcagacacacccacaaacacgcaagcgcgcacatacacacacacacacacacacacacacacccacacatatgcGCACGACTCTCACAGAGCTTGAGCTTGGGTTGGATCATTTGTCCCCAGATTTAGGATGCCAGCTGTCTGGctccctttgtgtgtttgtgtgtgtgtgtgtgtggggggggggaaggcaacAATATACTATTTGAGATCAAGATCACACTCCCACCcaatcccctccctctctttccatcaCCAAATCACATCCCACCTGTCACTCTGGCCCATTACCATACTCATGCTCATTGaatgaaacacacactctgatgcTGTGTATGGAGGAGGATCAGATTAAAGCCATTTAGTCTTTTAATGCGGTATTTCACTACTAGGTTATCAGTGTTTGGGCTGCGCTGCCCTGCATCATGGATGAGGTGCACTGTTCTgttagatgagagagaggaacgaCTGTGCTTTTTGTTGTGGCTGTTTGAGCGCCCTGCACACGCCATTAATATTTAATCTGCAAAAGCACGCCCCACCTGCCACTTACAAATGGTTTCCTGTATACTGTTTCATATTGATCCAACCCGAGTGTATATCAAGATCACTTATCAACCTTGAGTTTCGATTCGCAGAACTTATACATAGAAGAACCCGAACAACAACCTTCCATCACAGCAAACTGCATCGCAGTCCCAGGGTGACGGTGCAGTTGAACTCTATCGCTACCATGTCCCTGTGTGGGGCCAGAGAGCTCCTGTCCACGCTGTTGTATGACATGGCTCTTCCTTCCCTCCACAGGCTACATCCATGACTACATCATCCCCTCGGTGTGCCCGGGCCCCAAGGAGGGTACCTCCAGGCAGAGGTCGGCCGGCCTGGCCTCCGGGCCGCCCTactcccctgggggggggggggtcgtcggAGGGGGCAGCGGCGGGGAGGACTTCTCggaccacgacatggaggaccCCGACAGCCCCGTCTCCAGCGCCACCCCGGACTCCGACGGCGGCGGTAGCAGCAGCCTCTCGTTGGACGCCGAGGCGGCTGGTTGCCTAGGTGACGGCCTCCTGGTCTCTGACGGGCGCTCCCGCCGCCGCCAGGTCAAGCAGCGCTGTCTTCGCAAGGGAGGCCGCCCGTTGGACGAGGacgccgaggaggaggaggaggaggaggaggcggagccccGCCCCGCCGGCCACGCCCACGTTAAGTGCGGCCGGGCCAAGGGTCGGCACGCGTGCGGCGAGTGCGGCAAGTCCTACGCCACCTCGTCCAACCTGAGCCGCCACAAGCAGACGCACCGCAGCCTGGACGGCCAGCAGGCCCGGCAGTGCCCCACCTGCCACAAGGCCTACGTCTCCATGCCCGCGCTGGCCATGCACATGCTGACCCACGACCTGCGTCACGAGTGCGGCGTGTGCGGCAAGGCCTTCAGCCGGCCCTGGCTGCTGCAGGGCCACATGCGCTcgcacaccggcgagaagcccttcGCGTGCGCCCACTGCGGGAAGGCCTTCGCCGACCGCTCCAACCTGCGCGCCCACATGCAGACGCACTCCGCCTTCAAGCACTATGCCTGCAAGCGCTGCCACAAGAGCTTTGCGCTCAAGTCCTACCTGAACAAGCACTACGAGTCGGCCTGCTACAAGAGCGACGGCACGCCGGAGGAGTGCGGCTCCGAGGACTGACGTCAGAGCGCGCCCGCTTCACCCGTTctgtaaaacttttttttttaggagCGAAATGACCTGAGCGAGGCGGCGAGGCGGCGAGGCCGGGAGAGGCCCTCAGACCCGCCGGTCGCTTGCTGCGCTTATCGATGCCCACATGCATGCTTTTTTCTAACTCTTCCTGCCTTCTGAGAGCAGCAATAATCTCGACATGATGGTATTGTTTCGAATTCAAATAGGTAGTGTGAATTCATTACGAagtattgaacacacacatgaatatttttatattgtttgtATTAATTCAATTGCAATAATTTgcatttcagtattattttgTATTCCACCTAGCTCTTAAATTATTTCAGACACTTGCTAATTTATGCCTAAttaattttgtatttattaagttATTTAAGTATTCATTGACGAATTTagatgtttatttattgtttatgcATTTCTGAATTTCACATGTATTTATAAGAAACataatttgatttttttttgttaagaaCAGAAGGGAAAAGCTAATATATTTCTGAAACAGAGTATTCCTTCAATTTGGTGATGATTATGATaaagaacatttaaataattacCGAAAAGTGTTTTTTGCCCTATGAATCTATGCACAAGATGaaatattgttttattgaaGCAGCTAGCTCTGAACTACCTGTCGAGTTAAAAGACAATTTATACTTGATTTAGAATTTAGTCAAATTGTAATTCTTCATATTTATTAAACAAGATTGTTTTCTTCATTGTCTCTGTACCTATCTATAACCCACCCACCTAGcatttcatttttcacaatatgTTACCGTCATAGACTATATCCTAAAGAAAGTTTCCAAGGATATCTTTCGACAAAATACATCTTTTATCAAAAGATTCTTTATGAAATAATAACTGGCTGGTTTATAACTGCACGTCATCTTGTGGCCGACAGGGGGAGCCAAACCTGAAACCACTTCTGAGCTCCAGAATAACCTCAGTCTAGTTATAAAACAATGGGATGCTAATTACATGTGAATGCTGGAAATCAACAGTAGGCAATCGGATCCTGTATTGCTTCTTCCATCTACCTCAGCCTACCTGATAACTATCTTCAACCAATTTCACACGTAAACATAAACATGTCAGACCTAATATATTACTATCAGATCTTAATTTTTGCATGCAAAAACAATATTGATACTCTACTTAACACATTATAACATAATGTAGAAAATGTAAGCTCAACTTCACTCAAATCCTTCACTCAATTCCCGCAGCAAAGACAAATTGCCATTGTAGCTCTAAACTTCCGGCATTAAGACATGGGCCCACCTTGGCAGGTCCCATAGTGCAGGACAGTATCTCGGCTCACACCTGTTCTGGGTGTGCAGGCGTCCTCTACTGGCACCCATTCTGGCCCCTCTGTAGAGCAGGCAGGATGTTCTTTGGGTCAGGTGTCATGAGAACCCGGGCCCCTGGTTCAACCTGGCCCCCAGCCACATCGGCCCTCAGGGGATAAGCAACTATGCAACTCTGTGGACGACTGGGGAGATGGGGAAATACTATTTTCAGacacaatgcaatgcaattcATGGAAAACACATGTACTCACGCATGCATGAGTGACTGCGGCTAAGCCAACAAAGACAGGCACCGTGTATCCGTGTGTTGGTACACAGTGTTGTGTTATTCCTGGGACAATCAACTGAATTTGTAGCAATTACAAGTTAGATCAGTCAAAACATGTGAATGATGTTCTCTATTAAAGATTACAAAATTCCAGAAGTAAGTTGGTAATTCACTTATCTTTGAAATTTAATTGTTCATTTTTTTGTGGCTTCTGTTCAGAATAAGCAAGCATATGTAAGATACGGTTGGTCTCTGGTAACTAAAAGCCCATAAAAAGGGTAATTGATGATAACATTAACATAATGATTGATAGAAAAGGGAATGGATCCATAGAGGAATCAGAAATGTTATGAATCATTAGTAGtgactgtgtgcctgtgtgacaCACAACATGGCCTTACCCTTTAGACATTGAGACACTGGCAAGAGCTCCAGTGTAAGCCGCTGAGGGGTTAACGTGAGGGGCTGGGATGTGATCCCAGGTGACGCAGAGAAGGAAGAGGGTGGAACGGGAGCTGTTGGAGCTCTGCAGCTGtggaggaaaataaaagtaaaaaaaaaacattatttgcaATTGGTGAAGATGTATCATCGCGTGCGAGTAGACTTCCTGTGGTGACGGCGCTGGGGTTGCTGTGGATCCTTTGGGGgttgggaggagatggggggtggggggggtgggggggtcccaagggagggggggcagtcTTCAGGGAGGAAGATAACACAGCAGCTCATCCGCTAGGAGAACACCACGCACCTGCTGCTCGCGTCCTCCTGGTCTAAAGCCGGCTCTGAGATGTTGACTTTGGCTCTGATGTCTCCCATTACAACTACACGTTGAACCCAAAATGGAGCCATGTGGGTCATTCTCACACTCTGGCCTGAAGGATCCCATTATGATGACGACTAATAAACCAGACCCCCGGATCCTTTGGCTTCAGCGGTCAAGCGTTTTTTGGAGATAGGTCTGAGATACGCTTCCAaccagaggtgaggagggggggagagtatGGGGCTGCAACCATTTGTTAAACTTTTGAACCGAGGGtgaacagacagacggacgagGCCACCTGTTTGCTCAGATCGTAGAGAGCCGGTGTAAGTTGATCAGTGTCTgctggtgtgtgggggggggggggagatcggGCTTTATCTTGGGTCACGCAACAGGGTCAACTGAAAGATTATAGTCTTGCTACTGTAAGGGCTCTAACTTGCTTTGCTTCAAATTGTCGATATTCTCTGCTGGGAATAGCAATTCAGGCCTGCTGCATAAATATCGGTATATTACGTAGATAAGCCTAAAACCAAAAGTCAatcatcatttattttaatttgaatatATATTCTTAACTGTAATCCCTCATATTGGGTAGGTCTAAACAATGGATTATGCATGGGTCTGAAATCATTGCAGGATTTCAAAAACACACTGAGGTTAATTTGAACATGCCAATAGTAGTAGATTAGTTAGCACATGCCAAAGGTCTATACTGTGTTTGACTGAAAAGATGTTCGTTGTGATGTGGAAGTAagtaatataaaacacaacttAGTTTTCCAGAACTATTCGGTACAACTCTGGTGGTGTAGGAGCCCAGATTCACAGGGTGGTAAGGCAACAAAACAGTGCTCATGATTCCTTAGCTTGTCAAACCCACCGGCCTGTGTCCCTTGTCTTCTGTGTCCCTTGTCTGCTGTGTCCCTCGTCACCTGTGTTCCTCATCACCTGTGTCCCTCATCACCTGTGTTCCTCATCACCTGTGTCCCTCGTCACCTGTGTCCCTCTCTGCTGTGTCCCAATCTGCTGTGTCCCTCGTCACCTGGGTCCCCCTAATCACCTGTGTCCCTCTCTGCTCTTCACGTTGTTTCTCATCttgtgaacaaacacacacacacacacacacacacacacatacgcttacatgcacacacaaacacatacaaacacgtacaggcccacacgtacacacacacagatgcacacaaaaacacatgcatgtagatgcatgcacaaacgcgcaaacacacaaatacacatgcacgtacaccaatgcacacacaatcacacacaggcacagacccacacacacacacacacacactccatcagTTGTTATCCCCTCCACAGGGTGTTTAATGGCATTCCTCCACTGTGACGTGTGCTGGGCGGAGGGCTAGTGGGCAGTGGCCGAGTGCAGAGGGGTTTACGGCTCCAGGCCGTGGGGtctgctgggtggaggggggtgggtgagggagggtggaggagggagggtggaggagggtggacgGAGGGTGGGTCCCAAGGGCAGCAGAGCGCCACAGTGTCGTGTTGCTGAGCGGCTGGGCGCGCTAAACACCCCACTGTGTCCTCCTCTTTATGAGCCCGTCCTGAGCCCAGGTCACTGTTGTTGGTACAGCTGagtcagcgggggggggggcactccaggcctgtgacccccccctgttgtgttgtgtgtgttcgagtgtgtgttggggtgtttgtgaaaattggcACCTTTGGTGACTCTCTgcactcactttctctctgcctctctctctctctctctctctcctctctctctctctctctctctctctctctctctctctctctttttttactGGACCTTCTATCCACAACCCCAGTCAATCTGGAAGCCATTTGCTACGTTTCCACAGCAAAAGTGActttctcctcacctcctctggcAGCGTCTATGAGAGACACGGTGGGGAGCATCAGGTAGAGGTGAGCCCTGGTTgaacaggagagagaaagagaaaggttcCAACGTGATGCCTTCTCTTATCAGTGTCACCATAGACCTATTATTTCAAAGTGACCCAATTCAATTTGCTAATGTATCGTGACATTCCTTTTCAGTTTGTTAagtgatgaaaaaatatttagctTTTAGTTGTGGTCGTCTCGGGCTAGGTATGACTCGGAGAGTGGCAAATGTTCAACATGTGGTTTATTttaacagagacacaaggtaaacaagcttgtgttctggaggtggttcatgaagcaacTCCCGAATACCGGTAACACAACAGTTCATATTGGAAGTGGGCAGAATGGTAAATAAACCTCGCCTACTTTTTCTTCTTTACCCAGGTAAATCTTTGATCTGTCTTGGCTTTGCCGGAAATGGCTAAGTGGCCATTTTTGTAGTCTTTAACTTACCTACAAAATCATAAAACCTTATAAGGTGTTGTCGATTACGTGGAGAAGATACCATTCATAACTGTTGTTAGCTTGAAGCATGTCATCAGAAATAGCATggattaaaataattaaaataacacatagacacaacactaagaactgcacacacacaaaacgtgaaaaacaaatacaaatacaaaataccCACTCAGATTTGCTTCGATCTGACTGTTTTAGCTATTTATTGCGGCAGGTTGGCTATTATCGCAGAAGGTGAAGGTCAATCATTCTCTGACAACTTTTGGGGGCCGGGATATTCCCAGCATGTCCTCCacgaccctcccctcccctcccagctgAGGGGCTACTGGTGCTGCTATAAGAGGCTCCCAGAGATGCAGAGCCGCATACTGGACAGTCCCATGTGTCAACAGAACGACAGGAGGGGGAGTTTTCTATACTTTTTTTCTACTCGGCCTGCATGCAGTTTTGCAACAACCGGATTACAAACGAAACACAACCCAACCAAAAATGGCTTTCACCATGTTGAGGCCGGTGTCGACGCACGCCTTCTCTTACCACGCTGATGTAAACGTGTTGTCGGACGATGAGGACGAGGACCGCAGCGAGAGCGACGGCAGCAGCTCGGACCGGAGCTACGGCTGCTGCTCGGAGGAGACGGAGGCGCACCGCCGCGTGGCGCGCGCGCTGGGCGGTGGCGTGGTGGTGAAGCAGCGCAACGCGGCCAATGCGCGGGAGCGCGACCGTACCCAGAATGTCAACGGAGCGTTTACCGCGTTGCGGACTCTCATCCCCACCGAGCCGGTGGACAGAAAGCTCTCCAAGATCGAGACTCTGCGCTTGGCGTCTAGTTACATCTCGCACCTGGCCaacgtgctgctgctgggggacgGTGAGCCGTGTCTGAGCGCGGTGCTCCAGGGAGGTGACGGTGGGCGCAAACACCCCAGAGCCATCTGCACCTTCTGTCTGAGCAACCAGCGGAAAATGGTGAGCTATAAAtgataaatagaaaaaaaattgaaaaaaaattgtggATACATTTTAAACCTTCATTGTATTTGGTCTCgacagataaataaatacattttacaataaTTTTTTTCATGCGTTCTTGTATGAGGCCAAATTGTACTGTTTGATTGTGTAAGTATAGTCTTATATAAGTGTTACCCATAGAGaaacaaattatttaaatattataagaaGACATGTTGCTCTGTGGATTTGAATTTGCGTCTTCATCATTCTGTTCACATGACTTTCTATTGCACTGGGTTGTATTGCATATCCTCATAGGACAGCAAGTAGGCTACTTGAACTATGGATTAAGGCTATATCTATGTCTAGTCTATGCCTTTTTGTGAATTGAAGAATTTCCGAATGTAAACCTGTTTAATTCATTTTATAATAACATAGTGGTGTTCCTATAAAGACACAAGAGGACTGATGAGCCTGTTCTGCTTTGTCCTCAGGTCAAAGACAGAAGAGACTGTGTGAAGATGCACAGAGGCAACACACTACGACTGAGTCGGCGGTGAACCCTGTTTTGGAAAACCCTTCTTCAGACCCTCCACCGTTACCCTGTCCTCTCGGACCACAGACCATCCATCATGATGGAAGGCACTTCGATCGTTGGCCTGAAATTAACACAACCGGAAAACTGGGATGATTTTGGCAATCAAAGAATATCTTTGCCGAGCCAAACAGACAGTGGGGGAAACCACAGATTTTAAGGGAcatgaaaaccaaaacaaagactATTCCCACATAGattctgttgtgttttcttcAACAGTGATCGGTGTGATCTATTTCAAAAACCGAACTGCTGGttgttgctttattttttcatttatttttatttttcctttcaaataaatatattttaaatataaaatatgttgGCAAGTAGTTTGCTCGGTTCCGGTTACTTTGTGGTCAGGCATGGTAAACTGAACTGGGCCCGGTACGACAACTGTTGTGTATTGAGATGGCCGACCATGTGTTGTTTGTGCACTACAGAGCTACATTATTAAATTGTAATCATTTTAAAGGATAAAGGTCAGGCTTTTCTTTACTCATGAAAACAGATTTTACATTGCAATTATAAATGACATCGAACAAGATTCCAAAAGATATACACTACCGTTCAAATGTTTGGGGGGACTTAGAAATGTCACACTGatttttttcaatgaagataCCATTACATTTATCAGAAATATAGCTTAGACATTATTTGGTAAATGATTATTCTAGCTGGAAACGGCAGATTTTCAAGGGAATATCTACATAGGTTTACAGAGGCCCATTTCAGCAACCACCACTCCTGTGTTCTGATGGTACGTTGTTTAGCTCATCctgttaaaaggctaattgatAATCAGAAAACCCTTTTGCCATTATGTTAGCACAACTGAAAACGtgtgagttttcatggaaaacatgaaattgccTGGGTGATCCCAAACTTTTGAATGGTAGggtatatgtaggcctatacaagGCCATAGAGCCGACACTAACATTATAATTCCTCCTAACTATGAAAAGCGTCCATGGCCATTGTGTTGTATCTCTtggtggtggtttgggtggCGGGGAGGTTGTTCATTGTGTTGTATCTCTAGGTGGTGGTGAGTTGGTTCATTGTGTTGTATCTCTtggtggtggtttgggtggTGGGGAGGTTGTTCATACTGTTGTATATCTATTTGGTGGTTTGGGTGGTGGGAAGGTTGCTCATTGTGTTGGTGGTTTGGTGAGGTTCATAGGAAATTCCAATACAGATGTTCCTTTTCCTTTTGGCAATACCAAGGAATCTCCAACCAGGAACTAATGAATCTTTCTCACAGTGGGGTTTCTCTCTGAAATGGATGTACGGCTTCCCAACTACAGGAATCCTCTTCCAGGCAGTGAGACACAGAGGGGCCCAGGGAGTTAAGGATGAATCACTCAGACTCGGAATCGAACCGGCCAGTgggtttaaaaatgtataaaaggcAAACCAGGAAAGAAATTAAGCGAGCCGGGGCTGTTGTGGTGATTTGGTGAGGTTGCTGTGGATTGTGGTTTTTGCCCATGTGATCATGGTCAGAGAAAATGTATCACACTGCTGGATTTCTGCCCAGCGAGATCAACCTCACAACAGAAAAGGCAGAGTTTCCTTGTGTCATAGCCAAAAACAGTGTTATAAGTGTCCCTTATACTGGCTGTTCAAACTTG encodes:
- the LOC130371078 gene encoding transcriptional repressor scratch 1-like, with translation MPRSFLVKQLKVHDASFSNYYAQESEGSYTVTYAIRESAANLAVRLSENGYIHDYIIPSVCPGPKEGTSRQRSAGLASGPPYSPGGGGVVGGGSGGEDFSDHDMEDPDSPVSSATPDSDGGGSSSDGLLVSDGRSRRRQVKQRCLRKGGRPLDEDAEEEEEEEEAEPRPAGHAHVKCGRAKGRHACGECGKSYATSSNLSRHKQTHRSLDGQQARQCPTCHKAYVSMPALAMHMLTHDLRHECGVCGKAFSRPWLLQGHMRSHTGEKPFACAHCGKAFADRSNLRAHMQTHSAFKHYACKRCHKSFALKSYLNKHYESACYKSDGTPEECGSED
- the LOC130390594 gene encoding transcription factor 15-like — its product is MAFTMLRPVSTHAFSYHADVNVLSDDEDEDRSESDGSSSDRSYGCCSEETEAHRRVARALGGGVVVKQRNAANARERDRTQNVNGAFTALRTLIPTEPVDRKLSKIETLRLASSYISHLANVLLLGDGEPCLSAVLQGGDGGRKHPRAICTFCLSNQRKMVKDRRDCVKMHRGNTLRLSRR